Sequence from the Corallococcus sp. EGB genome:
TCGCCGCCGGCGAGGAACTCCGCCTTCTCACCGCTCGCGCACACCAGCTTGGGCTGCGCCAGCAGGCGGCCGTAGCCGTCGTTGGCCTGGAACCCGATGCTCAGGTCCGAGTTGCCCACCCCGGACAGCGTGAGGGCGGACGTCGCGTCCCCACCCGGCAGGAGCGCCTTCTGGAGGTTCGCGGTGGCCGTCAGGCGCCCCGTGATGTCCGTGGGGTACTTGATGCCGTAGCGGTCGCGGCTGTTGCGGCGGATTTCGACGAACTGGACCTCGGAGAGGATCATCCGCTTGATGCCGACGACGAGCAGGTTCTCCACCTTCTCACCGATGGCCTTGGTGATCAGCTCCGCCTTCTGGAGGTCCTGCTGGCTCTCCACGGAGCCCTCCAGGAAGATGGTCGCGCCCACCACGTTGGCCTGGACGTTCTTCAGGCCCGCCTTCTGGAAGGCCGCGTTCAGGTTCTGCGCCACCAGCTTCTTGGCGTTGGGGGCGATCTTCACGAACGACTTCACGTTCGGATACAGGCTGACCACCTGCTCGATGCGGTCCGCGTCCTGCGTGGTGTAGGCCTGACCGTCCAGGTAGATGCGGTCGCCCACCATGCGCACGGACACGCCTTCGATTTCACCCAGCAGGCGCTTGATCTCGGAGATGACCTCGTTGGGGTCCTGCTTGCGGACCGTCACCAGGTAGCTGATGCGCTGACCCGAGGACTTCCAGACGAGCAGCGTCGTCTTGCCTTCCTGGTTGCCGGTGACGAGCAGCTGGCCGGTGCCGAGCGTCTTCACCTCGGCGATGGAAGGATCACCCAGCGCGACGCGGCTGAGGCCGGGAATGGTGAGCACCTTCTGGGTACCCACGCCCAGGGCGACGGAGCTGCCCTCCTGGGCCTGGGCGGGAGCGCTGGCAACCACCGTGACGACGGCGCCGAGCGCCAGGGCTTGCGTGAAGCGAGTGGACATCGTGTGAATCCCCTTCTTGCGTACGCGCGCCCGGCCTGACGGCGCGCTATCCCAGATGTTGTTGCTGCCACCACATGGCCCAGAAAGTCCCAAGCGCGATGGAGACGCCGTAGGGGATGTGTCGCGCGGGAGCGGGCGAGGTTTCCTCCCGCATCCATTTCATCCGCACCGCCCAGCGGCGGGCCACCGCCGCCAGCGTGTCCCAGACGGCCCCCTGCCACAGCAGCGTGACGATGGCCTGCAGCGCGCCCGTGAGCGAGATGAAGGCCGCCGCCGCGAGCACCGTGGGAAAGCCCAACACGCAGCCCACCCCCGCCATCAGCTTGACGTCACCCCACCCCATGCGCCCGCGCAGCGCACCCGGCACCAGCAGCAGCGCGAGTCCCGCGCCCGCCACGAGCCCGCTCACCCACCCCGACTCCAGCCCGCCCATCCCCTCGGACACACCGCGCAGCCCGAGCCCCAGCACGATGAGCGGATAGGTCACGGCGTTCGGGATGAGCCGGCGCAGAACGTCGGTCACCACCGAGATCACCAGGGCCACTCCCAGAATCGTCCAAAGCGCGAGCTGAACAGGTGTCATTCGACACCTGCTTCCATGGGAAGCAGGCGACCCCCATCAAACAATGGAGGCCCGGAGCCCGTCAATTCCTGAACAGGAGCATCGCGCCGTGGGGCCCTGCGTCATCCCGGCGTCAGTGGATGACGAGGCGGATCTTCTCGCTGCAGATGAAGTACTCGTCCCCGTCTTCAACCTTGCGGCGCTTGATGCGCTGCTTGTTGAACCAGGTCCCGTTCGAGGAGCCGAGGTCCTCGATGTAGAAGTCTCCGCCGTCGCGGGCGATGACGGCGTGCTCGCGCGACACCTTGCCGGAGTTGATGACGAAGTCGCAGTGCTTGCCGCGGCCGATGACGTAGCGGTCCTTGACGATCTTCTCCTGCTCGCCGGACTCGGTGACGAGGTAGAGCGAGGCGCCCTCCTCCTCCTCGTCCGCCTCCTCCATGGGCTCCTCTTCGGCCTCTTCGGGAGCCTCGTCCTGCATGTCGTCGAGCGGCGGCTCCTCCTGCTCCGGCAGGGGCTCCTCCTCGTCCTCGATCATGTCGTCCGCGGCGGGCGGGGGCGGCTCGTTCTTGCCCTTGATGAGCCGCTCCAGCTCGGCGGCCGTCTCCAGGACGCGCTCGGCGACCTCGCGGCGCACCGGATCATTGTCCAGCCCGTTGGAGGACGGGCGCTCGTCCACGTTGCGCGCGGCGGGGCGTGCGGGCGGCGGAGCGGGGCTCAGCACCGGCGGAGCGCCCTTGGCGGCGGCGGCCGGAGCCGGCGCGGCGGCAGGACGCGCGGCCGGGGCGGACGCGGCGGCCGGCACCGCCGCCACGACGGGCTCGCCCTTGGTCCTCACTTCGATGAAGCCGTTGAGGCGCGCGAACATGAAGAGCGCCTGGTTGATGAGCGCGTCGCGATCCGACCCCATCTGCAGGGCCATCTCTTCGTACGTCTCCCACAGGTGCTCGGCGATGCCGACCTTGCGTGCGGGACGGGAGTTCTGATCGATCATCGGTCTTGGCTCGGGAAATGCTGGACGTGGGGAACGATAGCAGAGCCGGCCGGGCGCGCCCAGTTACTGGAACGCCCGGAGATACGTGAGGTTGTCCACGTTGTCGCTGATCGACTCCAGGGCCACCTGGAGGATGCCGTCCGCCGAGGGGTACGCGACGTAGGCCAGGCTGGAGCCCGCCACGTCCGCGGCGACCACCGATGAAGGCAGGGTGTAGACCGACAGGTTGCTCGCCGAGCTGGTATCCACGCCGAAGACGAACCGGCGGAAGCGCGGCTGCAGCGTCACCACGAAGCGGTCCCCCGCCGCCAGCCGGCACCCGGTGTTGGGCGCGCAGATGGTCGGCGTCAGCGTGAGCGTCAACGGCGGCGGCACGTACTTCGTGGGCGACGTGGGCGAAGGCAGGCCCAGGTCGAAGTCGTTCGGGTGGTAGTAGTAGTCCAGGAACCGGGAGACCGTGTACGGCTCGTTCACGTCCAGCCGCTGCACGTACGTGTCGCTGCTCTCCAGGCCCGCGTAGAGCACGAAGGGCTTCACGTTCGGGCCCGCGCGCACGTCGAACGAGGGGTACGACGCGCACGGCGCCACGGCCTCGACGACGGCCGGGTTGGACAGGTCCGGATAGAGGCGCGTCAGGCCATTGCCCTGGTCCTCCAGGCGGAGGATGGGGATGCTCGCCGCGCAGGGGCCCGCGTTGTTGGCCAGCACGATGGAGTCCCCGGGCACCACCCCGCGCGCCATCGCCAGCGACGTTTCGATGAGGAGCGGCGGATCCTCCTGGGTCACGTCGCGCCTGAGGCCGATGAGTCCGGGCAGCAGGCCCTGGTAGACGAAGCGGTACGTCCCGCCAGGCACCGTCCCGTTGCAGAGGAACGCGGTGATGTTGGTCGTCCCGTTCACCAGGGGGCAGCCCGGCTCGTTCACGACGACGCCCTGGGCCTGGTCCGTGCGGGAGACCTCAGTGCCGTCGCGCAGGTCCGAGGCCACCGACGCGTCCAGCGGCCCCTTTTGGGGATCGGGATTGCGATCCAGGTTGAACGCGCGGCGCTCGTCGGCGCGGAACAGGGTGATCTCCCCGCTGGACGACGGCATGATGCCCAGCAGCGGGATGGTGGTGAGGTAGGCCACGCCGTCCGACAGCAGCTCGCGGACCTGGAGCCCCGTGACCAGGGTGAGGCCCGTGGGCAGGCCCGCGGTCGGCCGCAGGGTCAGCATGGGCGCGCCGGTGACGTCGCGGGCGAGCGATGGCGTCGTGGACGGCGCCACCGACGGATCCGGCACGTTGTCGAGCGCGATGACGCCCTCGCAGTCCGACGAGTTGCACGTCAGCTCATCCAGCACCGCGAACACGAAGCGGCCCGCGGGCCAGGTCTCGATGCAGATCGTCGAGGTGATGGTACCGTCCTCGGCCTTCACAGGCCTCTCCGTGCTACCGGCCGGGCATGCCCCATTCACCTTGTCCTTCTGCACTTCGTACATGGGGTTCGTGGCCACGAGCCGCGCCGGGATGTCCACCAGGTCCGTGTACGTGGGCACCGTGAAGGGCGCCGGGCGCGGCCGCTTGTAGGCGACCTCCACGTTGGTCCCGTCCGCCACGACGCGCACGAGCCGGCTGGTGCCGGACACGTTGCGGATGGCGACCACCAGCGAGTCCGTCACGTTTTCCTGCGGGGGCAGCGAGATCATGGACATCACCGTGTCCGCCGGCTTGAGGCAGAAGACAGGCAGCGCGGGGGGCAGCGCGGCCGCGTCGAAGCCGTCCGGTCCGGGCAGGTCCTGGCGCATCACCACCCCACCCCCAAAGGGGCCGCACAGCTGCTCGGCGGCCTCCGGGCGTGTCTGGAGCGCGTAGTACAGGACGCTGGGCGCGCCGGGCGCCACGGGGGCGTGCGCGGCGAAGGCCGTGATGAGCTGGCCGGTCGCCAGGCGCGTCACCTCGTTGAGGCGCGCGCGGTCCGCGGCCACCACGGAGATGCCGCGGCCGCCGGAGCTGCGCGCGTAGACGTACGGGCCCGACACCTCGTTGCCGTTGGCGTCGTAGCCCACGTCGCGGGTGAGCGAGTCCGGCCGCGCGATGACGGGGATGGACAGGGGCTCCAGCGGGTTGGGCGCGGGGATGAACTCACGCGGCGAGCGCGCCAGGTCCAGCACCCGCAGCTCATCCCGGTCCTGCGAGGTGACGAAGATGAGCTGGTTGGAGAGCACCACGTCGTACGTGCCGGAAAGGCCGGCGGCGCCCGCGGTGGAGGTGGTGTTGGAGCAGGCGAGCGCGAGGCTCGCGCCGCTCAGCAACAGGGCAGCAAGAAAGCCGCGCTTCAAGGTCGGTTCTCCTGGCACACGCTGGTGCCCTGGTTCGGATCGCGCTGCTGCTGGATGCCCAGCTTCGCCACCAGCCGCGCGTCCTGGGGACGCGCCAGGTCGGGGATGTCCACGATGGCCACCTGGCTGTCACCGAAGTTGGTCACGAACATCCGCGCCGCGTTCGTCCCGGCGGGGTTGTCCACCGTCAGCCCGAAGGCCTGAGACGGGTTGCTGGTCTGGTTGAGGTTGTTGACGAGCGGCACCTGCGCCACGACCTGCCCGAGCGCCTCATCGTAGAGGGACACCGCGCTGTCGCCGGTGCTCGTCACCGCGATGATGTTGGTGTCCGCGTTGGACGTACCCGGCGTGCGCGAGATGAGCTCCATGTCGCTCACGCCATCAGGCATGGGCACCGCGGACACCACCCGGAAGAACGGCTGGGTGGCGGCGGCGCCAGGGACCGCGTCGTACTCGAAGTCGATGGTGAGCAGCGTGTCGGGGCCGCGCGCCAGCAGGTAGAGCCGCTCTCGCACGAAGTTCGGACGCGCCGCCAGCTCCGCCGCCGTCACCGGCCGGGGCACCACGCGCGCCGCGCGCGCCTCGCGGATGCGGAACACCGACTTCAGCGAAGGCTCCAGGATGATGCCGGTCTCGTTCTTGTCCACCAGCCGCAGCACGAAGTTGGCGGCCACCGTGCCGTTGACCCCGGCCACGAAGTTGCGGCCCGTCACGTAGAGGTAGCCCGCGCCCACCGTCACCGAATCCGAGCCGCCGTAGGCGAAGCCGTTGGGCGACAACGGGATGAAGCCCAGCGTGTCCCGCGTGGGGTTGTCCAGCTTCACCGTGGCCAGATAGCTCTCGAAGTTCTTGCTGGACTTCGCCGGCGAGTCCGCCGCCTCCGAGTGCGTCACGTACAGGTTGCCGCTCGCGTCATCCACCGTCACGCCAATGGGCGACGGGGCGCGCGGCAGGCCGGAGCGGCCCTCGTCGCTGAGGGACGAAGGGATGTCATCCGTGAGCGACAGCGCGCCATTGCGGCAGTCCTTGCCACCCTGCACGCAGGTGAGCGTGGGCGCGCCGCCAGCCTCCAGGCCCACGTCCACGGCGTTCAGGTTGTTCCCCTCCGCTCGCGAGGGCACGAACAGGCGTGGCAGCCCGGTCGCCGGGTTCACCCACAGGCCCAGCTCGCCCGCGAAGCTGCGGATCTGCACGAGCGACTCCTGCGCGGACGACAGGTCCTCGAAGGCGAGCGCGGAGTCCGGGAGCGCGCTGCCCAGGTGGGGCAGCGCGACCGCCTGCCCGTCCTGTTGCGTGCGCATCGCCTCCAGGTTCAGCGCCATCACCGAACCGGAGTCGTAGCAGTTGTCGAAGTTGGCGTTCGCGAGGAAGAGGTAGCCGTTGCTCGCTGCCGGGCCGCCCGCCGCTGGAGGGCGCCAGAACGCCACCCCGCTGGGGTACACGAAGCGGGTGGACGGAGGCGGGTTCGGTTCGGATTCAATCGAACACGCCCCGAGGAGCAGCAGCGCGGGAGTCAGGAAGTAGAGGCGCATCAGAGGGGGGCGGAGTGTAGGAACGCCGCCCCGCCCCGGGCAACTGAATAGGGCCATGGCTATTCCCGGTCGCCCTCCCGCGGACATCCACCCCCGTCCGGAAGGCGTGCGCCGCTCCCCTGGAGGGGGAACGGGCACGCTCCGGCGGTGAAGCGGCGGTCAGGCCTCGGCCTGGATCTTGGAAAAGTCCGCCACCTGGTTGAACAGGGCGCCAATCTCCGTGAGGAACCGGATGCGGTTTTCCCGCAGGTCCTTGTCCTCGGCCATCACCATCACCTTGTCGAAGAAGGTATCCACGGCGGGCTTCAGGCTGGTGATCTCCTTGAGCGCGCTGGCGAAGTCGTCCGCGCGCACATGCTCGCCCACCCTGGCGCGCGCCTGGGTGAAGGCGGTGTGGAGGTTCTTCTCCGGCTCGTCCGTGAAGCGCTGCGGGTTGGTCTGCCCGCCGGCCACGTCCTTGCCCTGCTTCTCCACGATGTTGACCACGCGCTTGAACGCCGCGGCCAGCGGCTGGAAGTCCGCATGGCCCACGAGCACGCTCAGGGCATCCAGGCGCTTCTTCGCCGCCACCAGGTCGTCGAAGCCCACGGCCAGCACCGCCTCCACGACGTCCGTGCGGTGCTGCTCGCCCCACAGCGCCTTGAGGCGGCCGCGGAAGAACTCCAGCACCTGCTCGCGCGGGGCCGCCTCACCCGGCTTGCGCTTCACGTTGGCCAGCTTGGGGGCCAGGAGGCGCAGCGCCTCGTCCACCGCGGCGGACAGACTGAAGCGGTAGCCGCGCCCCAGCACGATGCGGATGATGGACAGACACGCGCGGCGCAGCGCGAACGGATCCGCCGCGCCCGACGGCGCCTTGCCGATGGCGAAGATGCCGCACAGCGAGTCCAGCCGGTCCGCCAGGCCGATGAGCGCGCCCGCGTCCTGCGACGGCAGCGCGTCCTCCGCGCCGCGGGGCAGGTAGTGCTCGAAGATGGCCAGGGCCACCGCCTCGGGC
This genomic interval carries:
- a CDS encoding type II and III secretion system protein family protein, whose amino-acid sequence is MSTRFTQALALGAVVTVVASAPAQAQEGSSVALGVGTQKVLTIPGLSRVALGDPSIAEVKTLGTGQLLVTGNQEGKTTLLVWKSSGQRISYLVTVRKQDPNEVISEIKRLLGEIEGVSVRMVGDRIYLDGQAYTTQDADRIEQVVSLYPNVKSFVKIAPNAKKLVAQNLNAAFQKAGLKNVQANVVGATIFLEGSVESQQDLQKAELITKAIGEKVENLLVVGIKRMILSEVQFVEIRRNSRDRYGIKYPTDITGRLTATANLQKALLPGGDATSALTLSGVGNSDLSIGFQANDGYGRLLAQPKLVCASGEKAEFLAGGEVPIPLITNTQFTVEYKPYGVILNIRPTADRNGNIQTEVEAEASEIDTSVSVSFGGSSAIPGFRTRKVKTNVTVRHGETIVLSGVFSHDEQKAVAKLPGLGHIPIVGELFKNRAFDSTKRELVIFVTPRIVNPDSDKVRSIIEDVKTRYKQARSEVNFNIFD
- a CDS encoding prepilin peptidase; this encodes MTPVQLALWTILGVALVISVVTDVLRRLIPNAVTYPLIVLGLGLRGVSEGMGGLESGWVSGLVAGAGLALLLVPGALRGRMGWGDVKLMAGVGCVLGFPTVLAAAAFISLTGALQAIVTLLWQGAVWDTLAAVARRWAVRMKWMREETSPAPARHIPYGVSIALGTFWAMWWQQQHLG
- a CDS encoding FHA domain-containing protein, giving the protein MIDQNSRPARKVGIAEHLWETYEEMALQMGSDRDALINQALFMFARLNGFIEVRTKGEPVVAAVPAAASAPAARPAAAPAPAAAAKGAPPVLSPAPPPARPAARNVDERPSSNGLDNDPVRREVAERVLETAAELERLIKGKNEPPPPAADDMIEDEEEPLPEQEEPPLDDMQDEAPEEAEEEPMEEADEEEEGASLYLVTESGEQEKIVKDRYVIGRGKHCDFVINSGKVSREHAVIARDGGDFYIEDLGSSNGTWFNKQRIKRRKVEDGDEYFICSEKIRLVIH
- a CDS encoding YncE family protein, whose protein sequence is MRLYFLTPALLLLGACSIESEPNPPPSTRFVYPSGVAFWRPPAAGGPAASNGYLFLANANFDNCYDSGSVMALNLEAMRTQQDGQAVALPHLGSALPDSALAFEDLSSAQESLVQIRSFAGELGLWVNPATGLPRLFVPSRAEGNNLNAVDVGLEAGGAPTLTCVQGGKDCRNGALSLTDDIPSSLSDEGRSGLPRAPSPIGVTVDDASGNLYVTHSEAADSPAKSSKNFESYLATVKLDNPTRDTLGFIPLSPNGFAYGGSDSVTVGAGYLYVTGRNFVAGVNGTVAANFVLRLVDKNETGIILEPSLKSVFRIREARAARVVPRPVTAAELAARPNFVRERLYLLARGPDTLLTIDFEYDAVPGAAATQPFFRVVSAVPMPDGVSDMELISRTPGTSNADTNIIAVTSTGDSAVSLYDEALGQVVAQVPLVNNLNQTSNPSQAFGLTVDNPAGTNAARMFVTNFGDSQVAIVDIPDLARPQDARLVAKLGIQQQRDPNQGTSVCQENRP